GGGTGAGCGCAGCGGCAGGGTGCTGCCTGAGGAGCCCAGGTTGGGTCGCTGTGCCAGGTTCATCTTTTGTAAAACAAGGGCGACTCCAGAGGAGGCGAGGCTCAAGGCATCAGGGCTGTGGCAGTGCCCGCGGGGGTTGCGGAGCTGGATAGGTCATATCCGTGCAAATGTAAATGGGTGAAAGATGCAAGTCCCTGGGCGTTTGCGTGTGTTTCTGTAGCTTTCTcaattctttcccttttccccaggGAAACGTTGATGTTTTGGGAGTGCTGAAGCCAAACTACCAAGCACAAACCAACAACAGGGGACTCAGTAAAAAGTCTGTTCGCTTCGGCTGGCATGAAGGAAGAATTAACAAGAAAATCCCAAACTGTTCTTGCCCAGGTAAAGGTAACCTGGTGTTGAAAACAGAGGTATGAGGCTGTATTGCTGACTTCTGGGGAGGTAACAAATCGAGCTGGGTAAAAGCTGCCTCCCGGTAATGCCTTTCTTGCCCTGGTTAGTCTGAGCAAAGTCCAAAACCCTGACATCGGCAAGGATCGCGCTCTTCCTCACGCTGGCGAGACGTGACCACAATTCCCGTAGAACCAGCTTGAGGCGAGCTGCTGGAGGGAGGCCAGTTTGTTTGcgggtggtttggggttttttttaagcattaagAGAAACGTTCCTTTGGATTTCCTGAAGCACAGGGAGCTCTTCCTGGCTGGCAGAAAGTCTAGTGCCCCTCTGACAGGGGTGGTTCCTGCCCTGGGGATGTCCGTCCCGGCGTGACCGGCTGCCATGAGCAGCACAAGTTCAGCTTATTCCTGACATCTTTTGTTTCCCACTGAACAAAGTTTTTGCTTCCTATGGCCCAAAGTGTGTGTTTTACTCCCCTGACCTTAACTATCAATAGTGGCCTCCGCTTGCATCTCTTCAGGCTTGTGCTTCGGCAGTAAATGGGGTTTAGcgtctctctcttttctttcttcagttctaCGTTACGCATCGATGCTTtataaaatgcatgaaaatctTACTTGCtttaaaagccaaagctgaGGTTGTGCAACACTTCTGTGAATCCCCTGATGCTCCGTTTATATTGAAAAGAGCAAACAGCCTGAGTTAGGAAACGCAGACTGAGCGCTACAAGCCGTGCAGTTGTGCAAGTCGGCTGTGGTAGCACCGCTGCTTGCCAGCTTCCAAAATTaaacagcaggagaaagcaATCCCTGTGACGTTGCATGAGTGGCACTGGTGCATCCTGTAGTTTATACCAAAGGTTTTCTCATCATGTATTTAGAGCAGGGACCTCTGAAGGTGAAATCTTTTCTCTTGGTCCGTGTCTTTGCGTCAGGAAACTGTGAGGTTACTTCTGGCAGAGCTCAGTTTTCCTAGAGAGCTTTCCTGTCACTCCTAAGTCACCTCAAATCCTATTGGAAAAAACGTAGAATAATCCAAGTCTTCAGGAGGCTTTAATCTTGCTCAGTTCTGTCTTAAGTGTGACATTTTGAGGGCATACAGTATTTTTCTGATGCAGCTACATGCGCTACTACCTTTGGTTTATAGAGTGTGTGCTATGGAGAAAGCTCAAAACCTTTAGCTGAAATAGTTTCTTATTCTATGAAAATTGCTTGTGTTCTGCTGCTGAACCAGGTCTGCGCCACACGAGCATCTGCTCTTATGCGCAATGAAACCTAATGCACGAAGCCGATTCTGTTGCCCAGTGAAGGCAACGCACAACATCCTCCTTTGCAACCTCTCGGGAACAATCTTCTGTGTACAATTGGCAGCGGTGCCTCTGCgggggggcacagccagggacTTCGCTCTCTTGCCGAGGTCTGTGGATTTGATCCAAGATGgcaatttaaaaaggaagtctGTTGTCTAGATTCTAATAATGGCCTGTGTTATTTGCTCTTCCAAAGGGATCTAGGAGGGGTGTTCCTTGCTTGGGTTCAGATCTGAAGACAATAACGAAGCCCCTACCCCAACTGTCTGATTTTTAGCATAGAGGAAGGAAGGATCTTTGGGTTTTTACTGGTCAGACTAAAAGGTTTCCATGCCCAAGCTATTGATGTTTTCTGACGTTTTCTTAAAACCTGGATTCCACTGTAAATCAAATCTAGCCATCCCTAAAGCACAAACCAGCCAGTTTTGTTACTATTTTCACTTCTCACTGTTTCTGCCCTGAAGCGTTAGCTCTCAGATGAGCCgcttcctgcagcagcaaacaGGACTACGGCGGTCTCCAGTCTGGATCAATGGGCGGCAGCTCCTGCATCTGCCGAGAACATTGATGTGTGTACGGGCTCACGGCTGTTATTTGCCTAAAACAAGTGTATGTGTAAAAGttctgaaacttttttctttaccagGATATATTCCGTACACcagtctcttcccttcctccttgggTCTCTCCTCCCCGGTCAGTACGGCTGCTGACCACGTGGAGGGATTGCGCACGCGTGCGCGTGTGTATGTTTGAGTAGAAATGAGTGGGGGACAGACCCTGCCCTCGTCAGAAGCAGATTTCTGCCCTAGCAAGGAAAGGAGCAGCTGCCCATTTCCTTACAGACGCTGCTCTTCCATTATTGGTGTTTATACAAAAAGAATGCTGTAGTAAAGGTAGGTCTGGTATTTACACATCCTTGATCAAGTCTCGATGCTGGTGCACAGCCGTTAGGAAACTCCAGACCAATAATAAATAAGATCACATGGTTTAAAATagcataattttcattttccttgggTGGAAGCTTGTTGCTATGATGCTGCaagtatttcagtgttttgtggCTTTGGCAAACCATGAAGACTGTCTTTATTCCCTGCTTTTTGTTCAGGTGGTGATGCTGTtgatttctgcctttctgttgaCCTCTGAAGTTGTCCGTGagaaccttaaaaataaaaaaaacaaagtaaatggAAGGCGTAACTCCTCTGAGAAGCTGTATCTCCTACAGGAGCTGATACTAATAGGCCCACGCTGTCCCTGGGGGGCTTTACTGGGGGGATTCGCAGATGGTTCAGTTCCCCAAATACGCTGGCACCAGGGGTATGTTAGGAACAGGGGCTGCTCATGATGGCTTGTCACCCAGGCCCTCAAGCCACCAGCAATCCCCAACCCTTGCTATGTTCATTATGTTTCACTTGCACTAATTTTTAGTGTTTCACGCACTTTGTGTTTCTGGTGCATTTATCTACGTAAGAATTGGTTGGGTGATATTTTCCCCATTCTTAGAGGGGAGCAGACAAGCGGAGGAGGATTGCCTGGAGCCACACAGCCGGCGGGTTAGTGTGGGACTCCTACTCAGCCTCCCAGATCACGCTGTCTAGCTAGCTCTTGTTTTTTGACTTTTAGTTTATCAATTTGGATTTTTTAGTGCTCCCTCAGAGCTGTTACATACCAGATTGGACTTTTTTTAGAGGTAAATAGAGAGGCTGGGGAGAAAAGACATGAAAAGCAAGATGGTTATGAGTGCATGAGAACTCCCACAGGACATGTGATTGCATTTTAGCAGCTTGAAAATAGGCTTACGTGGGACAAATTCTCCTTCCACAGGCACACTGTGGCACCTGTTTGTGGCAAAGCCGGTCTCATCAGTAATTGCTTCTAATGTCCCTTTTTCATTCCTCCTTTGGGGTTTGCGTATGCCGGAGTGCTGGTGGGAGTAAACAGGCTGCCAGTGAGTCTGGGTAGCAAACACACCTGCTACAGGTTGGTCTGCATTTTTGCTCCAGGAGACAAGCGTGGTAGCTTTGCTAGGGTGGGCCCAAAGGCAAACCACAAGTATGTTTTGAGCATCCAGATTGCTGTGTAAAGACATGCTAATTAATGCCAGCTGACCTGGGCCAGCAAAGGCATGTCTTCTTCCTTTCTACTGCCTTATCacagactggcgggggttggaagggccctctggagctcaccccgtcccaccccctgcttgagcaggcacagccagagcaggggcacagggccgcgtccaggcggggtgtgaatgtctccagggaagggaccccacagcctctctgggcagcctgtgcccctgctctggcacccgcacagggaaggggtttgtcctcatgttcaggtggaaattcccgtgttccagcttgtgcccgttgccccttggcctggcgttgggcaccactggaaagagcccggccccatccccctgacacccacccctcagatatttataagcactggtgagatcccccctcaggcttctcttgtccaggctgagcagacccaggtctctcagccttccctcacaAGAGGAAAGTCTCCTGATTATCTTTGTAGCTTTCTGCTGGACTccccagcagttccctgtctttcctgaactgggagacccagaactggacgcagcactcctAGTGAGGCTACCCTCAcgggggcagagcagagggggaggagaacctccctcgccctgctggccacactcctttccatgcaccccaggacaccgctggcgcccttggccccaagggcccggtgctggctcagggtcacctcgctgccccccagcacccccagggcctctcagcagagccgctctccagcaggtcccccccagcctgtgctggtgcggggggttgttcctccccaggggcagggcctCGCACTTGTTCCTGTTggattccctgaggttcccctgggcccagctctgcagcctgtccagctctcgctggatgccagcacggcctctggtgtatcagccgctcctcccagttctatatcaccagcaaacttgctgaggggatgCTCTGTCCTTTTgcccaggtcactgatgaatacgTTGAACAGGACCAGACCCAGCCCAGACCCCAGGGGAACACCACTGGTTACAGacctccaaccagactctgcaaCCATTATGCTGTAGTAGCTTCTCTTGCTCCTGTTTTTCCTATTCCATGTCTCTTCTGAGACAAGCAGTTCAACCTGCCCAACTCCTCTAGCTCCACCACTGATCACGTCTTCACCTGCTGATCTTTTTGCAAAAATGCCAAGAGTAGATGGCTTGAGcaggaaaatgcttttcctgcttGGTGACTATATGAAATTGCCTATGTGAGTACCTCTCATCCGTCATTCTTGCTGCTGGGTGGTGACTTCTTTGGGTGTGTTGGTGGTGACTGTCTCTTTGACCTGGGTGTTCCTGCAGGTCTCTTGTATCTCTGCAGAGACCCCAGCTGATGTAAAGctgcttcagtttcttttcttcgAGTCCTGGAACTGAATCTGGGTTTTCTGAAGGACAGCataattgcttaaaaaaaaaaaaacaaaacccaaacaaaaactctttaaaagatatttatatGAGCAAATAACACACATTGACTCATGCTTGGGCAGTAACTCTTGCTTAACCAGGGTGCTGTTGGGTGGCAGCAGCAATGACCTGAGAAGTGACTGTACTGTCTGCACACATCCTTGCCCTGCGAAGTTTGTTCCTCGCAGCTGAGGTCCAAGGCTCCATCCCACCCAGCAGCAAGCCCTGCTGGCCTCCGCAAAGCCCTGTTTTCTGTGCGGTCTCTGTTTCCCTGTGCAGATGCCCAGCCCAGTCTGTCCAAGCACCTAAAGTCTGTGTTTTAAAGCAAGAACCCATCTCGGCACACTAGTGCAAGGCCTGTCATTTTTCAGGCGCTTCGGGGAGATGGCCAGTAGGTGACGGTGCCGTTTGGTGGCTGCGTTTGAACCAAGGCTCAGGTGTGTGTGCCATGGGGCGGGGGTGCTGCTCAGCCCCACTGCCGCGCGTGGGGGTGCTGCGGCCGGGCGTGCGCTGCCGCTGGATGTCACTGTCGCTTTATGGCACTCTGTGTGCCGGGAGGGTGGCGTTGGGTCCCTGCGCTGAACATCCGAAGGGTTGTGGGGTGGAAccagggagccggacagagagcGGCCGCCTGAGCTGCGCATCCTTCTGGGCAATcccagagaaaataatttttgtgtgtcCAACGGTCATGCTGtttgaatttaataaaaaacccaaaacaaacctgaaCTTCCAGAGCCTCTAATAGCTCAGAAAACTTACTTCTGTACTCAGGCTGAGACATGGGGCTGATTTCTACAGCTTTCAGCCGTGTACAGGAGCCGGCAGATTGCCAAAGGAAAATGATTTTCTGTTCTAGCTCTTAGTAGAGAAGTGGAGTTTGGTCTGGCATTTTCAGTAGGTCTAAAAGCAGAGAACTGGGACCAGTGTTTAAATTCAAAtgtggttgtgggttttttttcataacaataataataaaaagcctAAAAGCCCAAATGTGAAGGAAGGGGACACAGACCCCTAATTTTAAGATGACTGGTGACCAAGGCTAGCGGGTGGCTGCTTGCTAGCCTCTCTCctttaagaaaacacaaaattatcAAATTACTATGCTGACAACCTCAATTGTTTACTAATTACATAttgattctgtatttttatgctCACTCATGTAAATAATGAGGCGTTTCCAAATAATCTATTTCTGTTGCAGGGAGCGTGCCGGTCGCCCCCGCCGGATGGGCAGCCTGTTGTTTATGCTCTAGCGGGGAGCCGACTGCTGTTCCCTTCCCACAAAGGGCAaagatgcttattttttttctcccacttgtCTTGCATAACAAAAGGCATTTATCAGCAGTTACGTAATGGCAGAATTTGTCGCTTCTTCTGTCGGCCTTTTTGGAGGCAGCCTCGCCCCCAGCGCTGCGCAGCCGTAGCCAGCAGGCTCTTGCTGGCTGCAGGCTGGTGCATGCTCCTCGGCACGTGCCGGTGCATCCTGATAGCGCACGACGCAGCGTGACTAATGCTTGTCACTCACTATTTggtttcttccttccccccccatcccccccttGGGAAGGAAGATGTGGAATTGTGTGGTTTGGTTGCGTGTTTTATGTAGGGGAGCAAGAGGACGGGAAGGTGTTTAGTGGGGTTACTTGCTTTTTAGTACTTGTTTGAGGGAGCTACCCTCAGCCACGCGCCCTGCGGGAGCAGCAGGGCTTGTCCTAAGCTGAGGTCATGTCCTGGGCTTGGCCGAGGCTCTGAGAAGGGCCGTGCTGGAAATGGAACTCAAGTCACCCTCCACAGTGCTCGTGAGTGCAAGGGAACAAGAACGCccattgctgcctgcctgctggagctgccagttgctttttttaatatctcccaATTAGTCTCGGGCGTCTCGTGCTATAGCGACAGgaatttgtttggggttttttattttacaataggtttgatttttctcctttttggcAAATCTTTTTagaaccttaaaaataaataaatggttttGCTTCTCCATAAactaaaagcagaaacaacGTGGCCGGCTTCCCCCTTCCTCTCTAACTGGAGGAGACAGCTGTTTACCTGCGGCCTCAAACTTATTTATGGCCTTATCACTGCCAGCTATCAGATGACCACAGCTCcctttttaatgcaaagcaAGCAGTGCTCCAGTAACCCAACGAGGTCTTGCCAGCCACTGTTTTCTAATTTAATCCAAGCAATTTCCTAgttgattcattttttttcttttaattgtagacctgtttttaatttctttttaataaacttcTTAAAGTATGTGTTTCTTGTGGACCTTTGAACTTCCTGGTGTAGTGAGCCTTTGCTCAGGAGATATGTTTATGGTTAGCTATGAGTGTACTTAAATGGGTTAACCCTTTGGAGTCAATGTTCTTGGGACACTGTTCATCACAGTTTCCTTCTGTAGCTGACGGTGAGGCACAGCAGTGAGCTTTGGCAAGCAAAGGCTTTACCTGAACTAGTTGCTTGATTCAACGCTTAACTTTTATATCGTCAGATAAAACTATGGATCAGATTTGGTCTGTAAAGCATGACTGGAAACGTGAGATCAGTTAAGAGCTCTGAAAATTGTAaactgcagggctggggacacgAGCTCAGCTTCCCAGAGCTAGCCTGGGAAAGCTACTGGCTGTCGCGTCGCTCAGTGCCTGTGCTATGGTAGGAACTGGCGAGATCTGCAGGACTCATGGCCTTTTGATAAACAGGCTTCTGGGTAGCAGGTTTTGACATTGATCAACCCATGTAAGTTGCACGGTATAGTTATCCCCTTAAAGTTAGCACAGCAGGAACACCTTGTGGGGGATTAACTTTCTTGTTTGCTTACCAGAAACTTATCCATTTGATTGTTCTTGATGTATTTATAcagtttctgcagctgctttgcatCCACCTCTGAGAAGAGGGAGACAAACTGCCATAACATccttaggaaaagaaagacacGTAGATTGTGCATGTGAGTACAaacttcctcctcttcctcattcTGCCCCCCAGCTCTGGCATAGCAAGTGTAACCACTGACATACCCTTTGcgcagcttttctttctctccttcccccccccccccttttttttctcttcccaaagcttatgaaattttaaataattgctgTTTCTTAAGCATAGGAAGGATTATCCATTAAGTCACGTGGCCACATAGGAGCCCCTTTACTTGCAAAGGGATGTTGCTGATGGACAGCACATCAAAATTGGCCTTGCTCTGGGCAGAAGTAACACGTGGCCTCTGCTAGCAGTACCTGCAAACTCTGTGAGCACTCAGCAGTTAGAGCAAGCTATACAAGCCTTCTGAAGACAAGGCCCAATCTCATTTCCAGTGCCTGGAAATATAGGGCCAAATTAGGTGTTTAAatgcctgctgggagcagcaggggcaggagcgAGTCTCGCTGGGAGCATCACCAGTGCGGTACCACTGCTGGTGGGTAAGAGGAGACCCTTACTTGTGCCAGTGCTTGACTTCCGAGACTCTGCAGTACTGCTGGAGAAACAGATCGATGCGGTCCCCAATTACGGTTAAGCTTTCCTTCCTGTGCTTCAATTTTTTCGCTgtggggaggtgctggggcaaATGCAGTTTCCTAAGTGACTTCTTGAAGGGTCTGAAAAGTTCCTTGCACTGTAAAGAAAAAGTGTTGGCATAGGTGTTCAGCGCTGTAAATCCAGATCTCAGACATTCCTTTTTGCTAAATAAACGGATTAGTATCGAATAGCTGGCTGGGAAAGCACTGAAGGCACCTTGTGTTTTGGTGAGTGTCTCCCTGTGGGGGAGCTGAGAGGGGTCTCCAGCAGGACCTCTGTCAGGAACTCCCATCGCTCTGCAGCAGTCGTTCCTGCATGTCCCAAGGTTGGGCGACAGCCTGGGCGAAGCACGTCGAAGGTGACGTGGAGAGGGAATTGGGGGGGGTTTCCAAGACTGGGAATTCCTTTTTAACATTGTAGGGTGAAAGAGAGAAACTTCAGGCTACAAAAGAGCTGTCATTCTGCAGGGAGGGGGAACGGGAACTGCTTTACTGCTTTTCTCACGCTGTTTCTTCCTGTGGCCAAACCTGGGATGTGTTGCAAATGTTTGCATGTGACGCAGGAGCAAATGCTGCATCTGGGTGCCTTCCATTCGTCCGTCTTTGTTTGTCTGTTACATGCACCGGGCCGTGACTGGGGCTGTGTGTGGTTATGCCACGAAGCAGCTGGAATGGGAAGGTTGTATCCCACGGTGGGGGAGGATGGTATGAGATGGAGCTTTGTGGCTGCAGGGCAAGTGATGCAGAGGAACCAAACCACCGTAACCAGGGAGCACATGGTGTCACGTGAAAGCAGTGCTTGTTTTGAAAAACCGAACAGTGTACGTGAAATgtgattattttgttgttgtttggggttttctgttgcggtggttttttgttgttttgttttgttttaaaccaaaaGTGTGATGTCCAGATATCTGGAAACTAATCATGCGGTAAAAACTTCCAGACACGGAAGAAAGCTACAGAACTAAGTGTCTTGTCCTGCTTTTTTGCTCCGTCTGCCAAACTCCCAGGTTTTCCTTGCTCCCTTTCTCTTAAGAACCTGAGATGCTGCTGACTCTTCCTATTGCTAAATTCTATTTAGTGTCTCACAATTTTAAAGGTGTCCTGGTCAAGGCCTTCTGCGCAGCAGATGAGCGGGGTCTTGCATGGTGGCGCACTCTCACTGCCCGTTACAAAGGCTGCCTCCGTCGCTGTGCCAGCCAGATCCTTCTCTGTGGTCTACAAATTGCCAAAGCCACAGGTTAGTCTTCCAGTTCATGCAAATCTTGCATCCTCTCTTTAAAAAATTGCCAAGGACAAACCCTGTCCTAAGGCTCAgaagctttctcttcctgccaAATCATTTCAGATTGGGTTTTCAGAGATGCCTAATGAAGCCAGGTATTCAATTATAATTAAAAGTCCATAAGAATTAGGTGCCTACTTGAAGTCCCTTTTGGAAAGCCTACCTCTAATAAATTACAAGGTAAATAATGGCCTCTCATTTCTAATGGCATTAATCAAACACGGGCTGCCAGTCTCTTCTTAAGTGGAAATACGTGGTTACAATGGGCTCTTTGTAATGCCACACTGCTCCATCCGCAGCTTTTATTGATGGCAAAGGTACCATGGCTGACCCACTGTGAAGCCAGACTGAAAATCAAACAAGATCCTCAGCCACTGTACTTGCACCTCCCTGGTCCGAGGAGGGGATAGATTTTCTCTTGCGAAGGGCAATGGCAGTTTTCCCTGTGTCAACATTTGTGTAGGTAACTCCTCCACTCATCTTTTGGAAAGCAACACTTATATAACTGACTTAAACACAAGCTTATGTTGCCTTTTAAAACATGCTGAAGTGTGTAGGAAAAGAAGTCCTTTCCTCTCTGACGTGCTCTGCTCCCTTGGAAGATTACTCCTCTGCAAACTTGATCCCAAACCACACTTCAGAGGTGAAATTGAAGCTGGGCTCTGCTTTGCCCTCACTACGTGCTGATCATCCTGCCTGTGCTCACCTGGCTGGCTGCGCCATCCCTGCTGCCATCCCTTGCCCTGCCTCCGTCCACTTCATCCTTAAATCTCACCTCCTCCATGGGACACAGaccccctctcccttccctggggcCTCACTTGCACCAGGTAGGAAGGGAAGACTGCCACAGAGCTCTGTTTGGACCAAAATGTCCTGGGGTGACCAAGGTGATGGGGGTGCCTGGACGCCAGTTCTAGGTTCCGCCAACCATGGAGACTGGTGGGGTCCTCCAGCCCCCCAACACTGCAGCCCTCTGGGGCAGAGCCACCTCTCTCCATcagttttgccattgatttaTAGTCCTAAAGAAATAGCCAGAAAACCCTGGATTTTCCCCTTGCTGGTAGTGGTGATGTTCAATGCTGTCAACAGCCCCTGGGGGCAACAGCAGAGAAATGTCCCTTGCTTTGTTTGCACCTGTGGGAGCTTGATGGAGCCTCTGGGGCTCTTGGTTGGTGCTGGATTTGCACCTGCAGCAAGTCCAGCACCTATAACAGTGCATCAATCCAGATTATTTTGGCTTCTGAAGGTGGTGCAAAGCGCAGCTCTTTCTGAGTCAGAGGCATGGCTCTGTGTGCTGCATTGGCTATCTGCGAGTGTGGGTGCAGCTCCCGGTGTGAGCAATCACAATTTTCCTCCGCAGCTTGTGCACCAGCAAGTTCAAGACAGGCctttctccagctccagccagaGAGCCTGGCTCACATGGGGCTGGCAGGCAGTCCCATTTGACAGGGAACAGAGGTGCGACGAGGAAAAGGGACCTTAGGCTGCACCCTAGGTGTTTTTCAGGGAGATGGTTGGAACTGAGACCTCAATTGCTATCACAGTGCAATGGAAATTCAGGGTTACCTCCACCACAGATGGTGGTGAAAGCTAACACCAGTGAGATCTCGCTCTCCTGGGTAACATCTCTTTTAGAGGTCTCCTTTTTAGAAAGAATAAATTGCACTTGCCAGATAGAAGTCTGTGAAGGCTTGGAGTTAAAGGGACTTTGTTTTGGAAATTTCCTTCAAGGCAAATgctttcacaaagaaaatgtgTCGGGCTCCCGTCATGCCCTGACCAGTCAGACAAGCGCAATTGTTTTGTCCCTCGGACAATTAGTGTAATCGCTGCAGCTGTGATTCAGCTGTGCTCCTGTGCCAGGTCGCTTCTGGCACCGGGAGTCATCTCGAGGGCTGTACAAAGGCCCCCTCTCTCTAGGTCACCCCGGGCATGGCTGTGCAGAAGGACCGGCACTGCTCTTGGCAGAAGTTCGGGCACTTTTGGTCAAGCGCTTCTCTGTGCATCCGGCAATGCTGAGCACCCACCAAGCCAAATGCCCGGTGCAGGTAGCAGCCTTCGGAAAGTACCTATTGATGGGTCTTGAAACAGAGACGGGCTCTTATTTTCAGGCTGTTGTAGGGAAGTTTGGCCTTTACCCATGATTGAATTCAATAATGACAAAAATCCATTAAGACAAGTCATCCCCTTAAGATGTCTGTGGCATTTTCCCTCCTGTGCTTGCTTTTTGCCCCTCCACACGTGGAATTTTGCTGTCGGCTCTCTGAGCAGGAGCCTTGCACAGGTTGGTGCTGAGCAGACACAAAGACAATTACCTTGTAACACTTTGCAGTTAGGTTTGCTTTGACCATCCGAGATATGCTACAGCTTGTTTAGCCTATACTAGGATTTTACAGTATGTTATATATTACTTAACAAAAGGTAAGCTATGCGGGGTTGAAGCAGCGGTGGTAGTACGCATAAGTGTACCTATGCTAGTGTCAGCCTGGTTTTTACATGGACTGGGTTGGGGGTGATTTGGTTGAAGGGGTGTTGAAAATGCACCTGGTTTCTCAATGCCTGTTTCCAACTCCTGTATTGCTGTGCCCTATTGCAATCATGACATCTGTCCCCAGCGTGGCAGGCAGGTCCTCTCCATTTTCACCTCCAGAGGTTTAAACCAAGAAGTTGCCAGTTTATGCTCTCACCTCTCAAGTCAGGATATTGAAGGGTAGTGCATTCCTGGCTAACAGGAGCACAAGAGAGATGAAGCTGGTTCAGCATAAGCTTTCACACACATTGGCAGCTGGATTAAAAGCCGTTTAGGAGCTCTAGGGACATATGCCTGTTGTTAGCATAGGCAT
This portion of the Phalacrocorax aristotelis chromosome 18, bGulAri2.1, whole genome shotgun sequence genome encodes:
- the CHCT1 gene encoding CHD1 helical C-terminal domain containing protein 1, which produces MEEVRFKDEVDGGRARDGSRDGAASQTTEKDLAGTATEAAFVTGSESAPPCKTPLICCAEGLDQDTFKICKELFRPFKKSLRKLHLPQHLPTAKKLKHRKESLTVIGDRIDLFLQQYCRVSEVKHWHKMLWQFVSLFSEVDAKQLQKLYKYIKNNQMDKFLQLCCPSENPDSVPGLEEKKLKQLYISWGLCRDTRDLQEHPGQRDSHHQHTQRSHHPAARMTDERQITAVSPYTHQCSRQMQELPPIDPDWRPP